The genome window AGGGGCTACAATCCCAATGAATATGAGAGTAAAGGCTTTCACAAGGCCAAAACCCTGGTGGACTTTCCCATTCGTGGAAACTTCGTTTATCTGCATATCAAACGTCGTCGCTGGCGACATAAGCAAGATCCCAAGCGTATTATTTCCAACGATTACTCACACCTTGCCGAGGGCACGAAGATGACCGCCGAACTCTCGGCTTTTTTAAAAGATACTGGTGGAGACCCGGACCGAATCAATTAAAACCATTGCCGAACTCAACGGGGTTCGCAGCTGGACGTTGTATCGCGATTACAAGCAGGTTAGTGGCTATGAAGACTGGGAGCAACGTCATCACAGCCGGGAATATCTGGTTTTTCCGGAGAATATTGGTGAGCGCTTAAGCATAGACGAGGTGAGTTTGAACAAAGGTGAGTTGTACACGTTTTTAACCAATAAGGCCGCCAAAGGGCGAAAAGGTACGCTGGTGGCCAGTATTCACGGCACCAAAACCAACGATATCGTTTTGCATGTGAGTCGGATTCCGCTTGCCCAGCGGCAGAAAGTAAAGGAGGTGACCCTGGACCTGGCCTCCAACCTTGCCCGGGCTGTTCGAGAATTGTTTCCCAATGCCCGGCTGGTCAGCGATCGCTTCCATATCATGCAATTGGCCTATGAGGTGGTTCAACAGCATCGTGTGGAATTTCGTAGCCAGGCCA of Natronogracilivirga saccharolytica contains these proteins:
- a CDS encoding transposase; translated protein: MEKQLLELILPKGLLDHFDIEKIEQGTEKDDRPFIRIHLAEKNQIPRGYNPNEYESKGFHKAKTLVDFPIRGNFVYLHIKRRRWRHKQDPKRIISNDYSHLAEGTKMTAELSAFLKDTGGDPDRIN